From one Parvularculales bacterium genomic stretch:
- a CDS encoding amino acid ABC transporter ATP-binding protein yields the protein MAKAPRSKKKAASAKKNAGSGMKVSDEVVVSMKSVNKWFSQFHVLRDINLQVNKGERIVVCGPSGSGKSTLIRCLNRLESHQKGEIIVHGTELNSDLKNIEYIRREVGMVFQHFNLFPHLTIMENCTLAPIWVRKMPKKDAEEVAMHFLETVKIPEQAHKYPGQLSGGQQQRVAIARALCMKPQLMLFDEPTSALDPEMIKEVLDTMVTLAEGGMTMICVTHEMGFARKVANRVIFMDEGQSVEENKPEPFFSKPKNKRTKLFLSQILNH from the coding sequence ATGGCAAAAGCACCTCGTTCAAAAAAGAAAGCCGCCTCGGCAAAGAAGAATGCCGGATCCGGTATGAAAGTCAGCGATGAAGTCGTTGTTTCAATGAAGTCCGTGAATAAATGGTTCAGCCAGTTCCATGTGCTTCGTGATATCAACCTTCAGGTCAATAAGGGTGAGCGGATTGTTGTCTGCGGGCCGTCAGGTTCGGGTAAGTCAACGCTGATCCGCTGCCTGAACAGACTTGAATCCCACCAGAAAGGGGAGATCATTGTCCACGGCACTGAGCTGAACAGCGATTTGAAGAACATCGAATACATCCGCCGGGAAGTCGGGATGGTGTTCCAGCATTTCAACCTCTTCCCGCATCTGACGATCATGGAGAACTGTACGCTGGCGCCGATATGGGTGCGGAAAATGCCCAAGAAGGATGCCGAGGAAGTTGCCATGCATTTCCTTGAGACGGTCAAGATCCCCGAGCAGGCGCATAAATATCCGGGCCAGCTTTCGGGCGGCCAGCAGCAGCGTGTGGCTATCGCCCGCGCGCTCTGCATGAAGCCGCAGCTGATGCTGTTTGATGAGCCCACATCGGCACTTGATCCTGAGATGATCAAGGAAGTGCTGGATACCATGGTTACCCTGGCTGAAGGCGGCATGACCATGATCTGTGTCACCCATGAGATGGGTTTCGCCCGCAAAGTTGCCAATCGCGTGATCTTTATGGACGAGGGGCAGAGTGTTGAGGAAAACAAACCCGAGCCCTTTTTCAGTAAGCCGAAAAACAAGCGCACGAAACTGTTCCTCAGCCAGATTCTGAATCACTGA
- a CDS encoding amino acid ABC transporter permease, which yields MAQSQSQAQSQAQSQAQSGKSAYKGYVRTKDARVLAAPPSEAGLSGWLYHNIFESMSNFSSPAAAIGSLLMAVFTVLIAWFGISITWSLVDFAFISAVWSDPDGLKREACWTVDQGGQLPSGWHGACWPFVAAKMKFVMYGAYDNDQLWRVNVTGIIGIIALGWTMIETLPYRRLAGIFLLTAYPVLATFLLTGGNFDISYEDLVTVIVVGLALITAGRLSDRGFLGAFLAQISALFGVSGWLLIAYAVVAGLLGADAGLRHIPTNDWGGLLVTLVVAVTGIVAALPLGIVLALGRRSQMPIARILSTIFIEFWRGVPLITVLFMASVMLPLFLPEGVNFDNLLRALVGVMLFSAAYMAEVVRGGLQAIDSGQFEGADAVGLSYWQSMRLIILPQALTHVIPGIVNTFIGLFKDTTLVSIIGLFDLLGAMQAAINDVAWASPVQAHTGYLFIAALFFVFCFGMSRYSIYTENKLSRDRKH from the coding sequence ATGGCACAGTCACAGTCACAGGCACAGTCACAGGCACAGTCACAGGCACAGTCAGGGAAATCAGCCTATAAGGGGTATGTCCGCACCAAGGATGCGCGAGTTTTGGCGGCGCCGCCGTCGGAGGCCGGACTCTCGGGGTGGCTGTATCACAATATCTTTGAATCGATGAGTAATTTCTCATCCCCCGCAGCAGCCATCGGCTCTCTTCTGATGGCTGTCTTTACCGTTCTCATCGCCTGGTTTGGCATTTCCATCACCTGGTCCCTTGTTGATTTTGCCTTCATATCGGCTGTCTGGAGTGATCCGGACGGTCTTAAGCGCGAGGCCTGTTGGACTGTGGATCAGGGCGGCCAGCTGCCTTCGGGATGGCATGGGGCCTGCTGGCCGTTTGTTGCGGCGAAGATGAAATTCGTCATGTACGGGGCTTATGATAACGATCAGCTTTGGCGTGTGAACGTGACAGGGATTATCGGCATTATCGCTTTGGGGTGGACGATGATTGAGACACTGCCGTATCGCCGCCTTGCCGGCATTTTCCTGCTGACGGCTTACCCTGTCCTTGCGACATTCCTTTTGACGGGCGGCAATTTCGATATCAGCTATGAAGACCTGGTGACTGTTATTGTTGTCGGCCTCGCCCTGATCACGGCAGGGCGTCTTTCGGACAGGGGTTTTCTCGGTGCGTTCCTTGCACAGATATCAGCATTGTTTGGAGTCTCCGGCTGGTTGCTTATTGCCTATGCCGTTGTGGCCGGCTTGCTGGGCGCGGATGCCGGCCTCAGACACATCCCGACCAATGATTGGGGCGGATTGCTGGTGACGCTCGTTGTGGCGGTTACCGGAATTGTGGCCGCGCTTCCTTTGGGTATCGTTCTTGCACTGGGGCGGCGCTCGCAGATGCCGATTGCACGGATCCTCTCAACGATCTTTATCGAATTCTGGCGCGGTGTGCCGCTGATCACGGTGCTGTTCATGGCATCGGTCATGCTGCCGCTGTTCCTGCCGGAAGGGGTCAATTTCGACAACCTGCTGCGGGCACTTGTCGGGGTGATGCTGTTTTCGGCGGCCTATATGGCCGAGGTTGTCCGGGGCGGGTTGCAGGCGATTGACAGCGGGCAGTTTGAAGGCGCTGATGCGGTCGGGCTCAGCTACTGGCAATCCATGCGTCTCATTATCCTCCCGCAAGCCCTTACACATGTGATCCCGGGGATCGTGAATACGTTCATCGGTCTTTTCAAAGACACGACGCTTGTCAGCATCATCGGGCTGTTTGATCTCCTGGGAGCCATGCAGGCCGCCATTAACGATGTGGCATGGGCATCGCCCGTGCAGGCTCATACGGGGTATCTCTTCATTGCCGCCCTTTTCTTCGTCTTCTGCTTCGGGATGTCACGATATTCAATTTACACGGAAAACAAACTCAGCCGCGATCGCAAGCACTGA
- a CDS encoding ABC transporter permease subunit (The N-terminal region of this protein, as described by TIGR01726, is a three transmembrane segment that identifies a subfamily of ABC transporter permease subunits, which specificities that include histidine, arginine, glutamine, glutamate, L-cystine (sic), the opines (in Agrobacterium) octopine and nopaline, etc.), translating into MASEKSIFLSVLNDTRSRSLIIQFLLLAGIVLGFSWIVENTITNLAAQNKSVGFGFLSQTAGFNIQTTLGTWMFDYEVGRSTYLDVYYIGIVNTFVVAFFGVLAATVIGFAFGIMRLSHNFVIRSFATVYVEVLRNIPLLLQMFFWYFAVLSALPDKRGKIEIIPDIIGINITGLYIPSAHPQDGFMATVIALIVAAVLTFFINRWARLRQQATGQIFPAFWVGAGLLVGLPLIVFLVTGRPLTWVIPEFLETGPILRRGYQDGGILVIPEMMAIWLALSLYTAAFIAEIVRAGIQAVNKGQTEASSALGLRRGPILRLVIIPQAMRIIIPPLTSQYLNLTKNSSLAVAIAYPELVSIFAGTALNQVGKEIEMIFMMMSVYLTFSIATAMFMNWFNARAKLVER; encoded by the coding sequence ATGGCATCCGAGAAGTCCATATTTCTCTCCGTTTTGAATGACACCCGTTCGCGCAGTCTGATTATCCAGTTTCTTTTGCTTGCCGGGATTGTCCTTGGTTTCTCGTGGATCGTTGAAAACACGATCACCAATCTTGCCGCACAGAATAAATCGGTCGGCTTCGGCTTTCTCAGTCAAACGGCAGGTTTCAACATCCAGACGACACTCGGCACCTGGATGTTTGATTACGAAGTCGGCAGGTCAACTTACCTTGATGTGTATTACATCGGTATCGTGAATACCTTTGTTGTGGCATTTTTCGGCGTGCTCGCCGCCACGGTCATCGGGTTTGCCTTCGGCATCATGCGGCTCTCCCATAACTTTGTCATCCGCAGTTTTGCCACGGTCTATGTTGAGGTTCTCCGTAACATTCCCCTGCTTCTGCAGATGTTCTTCTGGTATTTCGCCGTGTTGAGCGCACTGCCGGACAAGCGGGGCAAGATTGAGATCATCCCCGATATCATCGGGATCAACATCACCGGGTTATATATCCCGTCCGCCCATCCCCAAGACGGGTTCATGGCCACCGTGATCGCGCTCATCGTTGCTGCGGTGCTGACCTTCTTCATCAACCGCTGGGCGAGATTGCGCCAGCAGGCAACCGGGCAGATCTTTCCCGCATTCTGGGTTGGCGCGGGGCTGCTGGTTGGGCTGCCCCTCATTGTCTTTCTGGTCACCGGCCGCCCGCTCACCTGGGTGATCCCGGAGTTCCTTGAAACCGGGCCGATCCTCAGGCGCGGCTATCAGGACGGCGGCATCCTTGTGATCCCTGAGATGATGGCCATCTGGCTTGCGCTTTCGCTCTACACGGCCGCGTTCATCGCTGAGATTGTCCGCGCGGGGATCCAGGCGGTCAACAAAGGGCAGACCGAAGCCTCATCGGCGCTGGGGCTGAGGCGCGGGCCGATCCTCCGGCTGGTGATCATCCCGCAGGCGATGCGGATCATCATTCCGCCCCTGACCTCGCAATATCTCAATTTAACGAAAAACTCATCCCTTGCCGTCGCCATCGCATACCCGGAGCTTGTTTCCATTTTTGCAGGAACCGCGCTTAACCAGGTGGGCAAGGAGATCGAGATGATATTCATGATGATGAGCGTATACCTGACATTCTCGATTGCGACGGCTATGTTCATGAACTGGTTCAATGCCCGCGCGAAACTGGTGGAGCGGTAA
- a CDS encoding amino acid ABC transporter substrate-binding protein, which produces MKKLAYALAGLASIVFATNAMAMETLGQVKDRGHVQCGVSQGLPGFSNADDSGNWTGLDVDLCRAVAAAVFGDSEKVEFSPLSAKQRFTALSSGEIDILSRNTTWTMTRDTQLGLNFAGVNYYDGQGMMVPKSLGATSGLELDGANICTNTGTTTELNITDYFRANNMSFNLVAFEKADEVVSAYDAGRCDVYTTDRSGLAAQRGKLTNPDDHVVLPEVISKEPLGPVVRQGDDNWFNIVRWSLNATINAEELGVDSGNVDQMRNDDNPSLKRLLGTEGNFGEEIGISNDWAYNIIKQVGNYGESYEKHVGENTPLKLARGVNKLWKDGGILYAAPIR; this is translated from the coding sequence ATGAAAAAACTCGCATATGCACTCGCTGGGCTAGCCAGCATAGTATTCGCAACCAACGCCATGGCCATGGAAACTCTTGGACAAGTCAAGGACAGGGGTCATGTACAATGTGGCGTCTCCCAGGGTCTTCCGGGATTCTCCAATGCGGATGATTCAGGTAACTGGACCGGTCTTGATGTTGATCTTTGCCGCGCTGTTGCCGCCGCTGTATTCGGTGATTCCGAGAAGGTTGAGTTCAGCCCGCTTTCGGCCAAGCAGCGCTTCACGGCACTGAGCTCGGGTGAAATTGACATCCTGTCACGTAACACCACCTGGACCATGACCCGTGATACCCAGCTGGGCCTGAATTTCGCCGGCGTCAACTACTATGACGGTCAGGGCATGATGGTTCCCAAGAGCCTTGGGGCCACGTCGGGTCTTGAACTGGATGGGGCAAACATCTGCACCAATACCGGGACCACGACCGAGCTGAACATCACGGACTACTTCCGTGCCAACAACATGAGCTTCAATCTTGTTGCCTTTGAAAAAGCCGATGAGGTTGTTTCGGCCTATGATGCCGGGCGCTGTGATGTTTACACCACTGACCGTTCCGGTCTGGCTGCCCAGCGCGGTAAGCTGACCAACCCGGATGACCATGTTGTTCTGCCGGAAGTTATTTCCAAAGAGCCGCTTGGTCCTGTCGTTCGTCAGGGTGATGACAACTGGTTCAACATTGTTCGCTGGTCACTCAATGCCACGATCAATGCCGAAGAGCTGGGTGTTGATTCCGGTAATGTTGATCAGATGAGGAACGACGACAATCCTTCGCTCAAGCGTCTGCTGGGCACCGAAGGCAACTTCGGTGAAGAAATCGGCATCAGCAATGACTGGGCCTATAACATCATCAAGCAGGTTGGCAACTACGGTGAGTCCTACGAGAAGCATGTCGGCGAAAACACGCCGCTTAAGCTTGCCCGTGGGGTTAACAAACTGTGGAAAGATGGCGGCATCCTGTATGCTGCGCCAATCCGCTAA
- the metC gene encoding cystathionine beta-lyase: MTQKSKRTRSVHDGMNPGGNHGIPNPPVYHASTILRSSMAEHRKKTHRYDYGRIGTPTSEALEGAVAGLYGTSDTVAVPSGLCAIACGVLAAVKTQDNVLFPDTIYGSGRRFIEYVLPRSGVEARFYDPLIDAKGLDALINEHTSLVYIETPGSLTFEMQDTKALIGTAHDRGCLVACDNTWGTPFYFDAAGHGVDIIIEAGTKYISGHSDVNIGFVASSGDVAQLIRRYTVAMGLTVGPDDLYLALRGMRTALLRLKQSENNGYHLARWLEEQPEVLEMRHPGLESHPQHNLWKRDFSGACGLFSIYLDPAISDAAVDAMADNLSLFGIGASWGGHESLIMEAHFKRGIIKKTDARVIRLYAGLEDPDELLDDLKAGFERMRKLT, translated from the coding sequence ATGACGCAAAAATCGAAACGGACACGCTCAGTCCATGACGGCATGAATCCGGGCGGCAATCACGGTATTCCCAATCCCCCCGTCTATCATGCCTCGACCATATTAAGGTCATCCATGGCGGAGCACAGAAAGAAAACCCACCGCTATGACTACGGGCGCATCGGCACGCCAACATCGGAAGCGCTGGAGGGCGCCGTTGCCGGACTCTATGGCACGAGCGATACCGTTGCCGTGCCATCGGGGCTCTGTGCCATCGCATGCGGTGTGCTGGCAGCGGTAAAAACCCAGGACAACGTCCTTTTCCCTGACACGATCTACGGCTCCGGGCGACGCTTTATTGAATACGTGCTCCCGCGCAGCGGCGTTGAGGCACGATTCTATGACCCGCTGATCGATGCCAAAGGCCTTGATGCCCTGATCAATGAGCACACCTCCCTTGTCTATATAGAAACACCGGGCAGCCTGACCTTCGAGATGCAGGACACAAAAGCCCTTATCGGCACCGCCCATGACCGGGGCTGCCTTGTTGCCTGTGACAACACCTGGGGCACACCGTTTTACTTTGATGCGGCCGGGCACGGGGTCGATATCATCATTGAGGCCGGCACCAAATATATCAGCGGACATTCCGATGTGAACATCGGCTTTGTCGCATCGTCAGGCGATGTCGCGCAACTCATCCGCAGATATACGGTGGCGATGGGGCTTACCGTCGGACCTGATGATCTCTACCTCGCCCTGCGCGGCATGCGGACGGCTTTGCTGCGGCTGAAACAATCAGAGAACAACGGCTATCATCTGGCACGCTGGCTTGAAGAGCAGCCGGAAGTTCTTGAAATGCGGCACCCGGGTCTTGAAAGTCACCCCCAGCACAATCTCTGGAAGCGGGATTTCAGCGGGGCCTGCGGTCTGTTTAGCATTTATCTTGACCCGGCCATTTCCGATGCGGCGGTCGATGCCATGGCCGATAACCTCTCCCTGTTCGGTATCGGTGCATCATGGGGGGGACATGAAAGCCTGATCATGGAAGCCCATTTCAAACGCGGCATCATCAAAAAAACCGACGCAAGGGTCATCCGCCTCTATGCCGGTCTTGAAGACCCTGACGAGCTGCTTGATGATCTCAAGGCAGGATTTGAACGCATGCGGAAGCTGACTTAG
- a CDS encoding aldo/keto reductase, with product MEQRELGTSGIMVSAFCLGSMTWGSQNTEAEGHAQIDMALDHGINFIDTAELYPTTPLSKETQGDTERITGSWIKASGRRDEIILATKVSGEGNKNVRDGAPISKATINAALEVSLTSLQTDYIDLYQLHWPNRGSYMFRKNWNYDPSGQDTAATEDHMAEVLTALDAHVRAGKIRAIGLSNESAWGTIRWLDIARRMNLPLMQSVQNEYSLLCRLYDTDMAEMSHHEKVGLLAFSPLAAGLLTGKYSNGAIPPGSRMSINSTLGGRINERVWTTIDAYQKIAAGHGIDLVHMALAFCLQRPFTTSVIFGATSLDQLKHILNGCDVRLEPQVLEDIIRTHKAHPMPY from the coding sequence ATGGAACAACGCGAACTTGGCACATCCGGGATCATGGTCTCGGCTTTCTGTCTTGGCAGTATGACGTGGGGATCACAGAACACCGAAGCCGAAGGCCATGCCCAGATCGATATGGCGCTCGACCACGGGATAAATTTCATCGACACGGCGGAGTTGTACCCCACAACGCCGCTCAGCAAGGAAACACAGGGCGATACCGAACGCATCACAGGCTCATGGATCAAGGCATCAGGCCGCCGGGACGAGATCATCCTCGCCACCAAGGTTTCGGGTGAAGGAAATAAAAATGTCCGCGATGGTGCGCCGATCTCAAAAGCGACGATCAACGCGGCCCTTGAAGTCTCCCTCACCTCATTGCAAACAGATTACATCGATCTCTATCAGCTGCACTGGCCCAACCGCGGCTCTTACATGTTCCGCAAAAACTGGAATTATGATCCCTCCGGGCAGGACACCGCTGCGACTGAAGACCATATGGCCGAAGTCCTGACGGCGCTCGATGCGCATGTCCGCGCCGGGAAGATCAGGGCGATCGGACTTTCAAATGAAAGCGCGTGGGGGACGATCCGCTGGCTTGATATCGCCCGGCGGATGAATTTGCCGCTGATGCAGTCTGTGCAGAATGAATACAGTCTCCTCTGCCGTCTCTATGATACCGACATGGCCGAGATGAGCCATCATGAGAAGGTCGGGCTGCTGGCGTTCTCTCCGCTGGCCGCCGGTCTATTGACCGGTAAATACAGCAATGGCGCCATCCCTCCGGGATCGCGCATGTCCATCAACTCTACTCTTGGCGGGCGAATCAATGAACGTGTCTGGACTACGATTGATGCTTATCAGAAGATTGCCGCCGGGCACGGGATCGATCTTGTGCATATGGCTCTGGCTTTTTGCCTTCAGCGTCCTTTCACGACATCCGTTATCTTTGGCGCCACAAGCCTTGATCAGCTCAAACATATTCTTAACGGATGCGATGTAAGGCTTGAGCCGCAGGTCCTGGAAGATATCATCCGCACCCACAAGGCCCATCCCATGCCCTACTGA
- a CDS encoding HipA domain-containing protein — protein MESGSDRIGGLDFQLSPVQYTPRRAGRVELDELLGAAALIEKGLPLPADLAAVIHYGTAIGGARPKALIDGDGVKSIAKFSLSTDQYNVIGAEFAAMRLAGICGLNVARVKIAKASGKDVLLIERFDRRVGDAAGDEGWTRRLLLSALTLLQLDEMTARYASYEDLADIIRRRFTEPKATLHELFGRIVFNILCGNTDDHARNHAAFWDGQKLTRTPAYDICPQMRLGGEASQAMLIDGSDRRSRLASCVAVAKNFMLGEAEAREVIDGQLAAIRENRDTVFDEAGLAPVDRDLLNQHVFLSDYAFEGYGDQGSP, from the coding sequence ATGGAATCCGGATCCGACCGGATCGGCGGGCTGGATTTTCAACTCTCGCCGGTGCAATACACCCCCCGGCGGGCGGGGCGGGTGGAACTGGATGAGTTGCTTGGTGCGGCGGCGCTTATAGAGAAAGGGCTGCCCTTGCCGGCTGATCTGGCCGCGGTGATACATTACGGAACAGCCATTGGCGGCGCCCGCCCCAAAGCCCTGATTGACGGCGACGGGGTTAAATCCATCGCTAAATTTTCCTTGAGCACGGACCAGTATAATGTAATTGGGGCCGAGTTTGCCGCCATGCGCCTTGCGGGGATCTGCGGGTTGAATGTGGCTCGCGTGAAGATTGCGAAAGCATCGGGAAAGGATGTGCTGCTCATCGAGCGCTTTGACCGCAGGGTCGGGGATGCCGCCGGGGATGAGGGCTGGACGCGCCGGCTGCTGCTGTCGGCACTGACGCTGCTCCAACTTGATGAAATGACGGCCCGCTATGCCAGCTATGAAGACCTTGCGGATATCATCCGCCGCCGTTTCACTGAACCCAAAGCCACATTGCATGAGCTTTTCGGGCGTATCGTCTTTAATATCCTATGCGGCAATACCGACGACCATGCCCGCAACCATGCGGCCTTCTGGGATGGCCAGAAGCTGACCCGCACCCCGGCCTATGACATCTGCCCGCAAATGCGCCTGGGCGGGGAGGCGTCACAAGCCATGCTGATTGACGGCAGTGACCGCAGGAGTCGCCTTGCGAGCTGTGTTGCCGTTGCCAAAAACTTCATGCTGGGCGAGGCGGAGGCGCGCGAGGTTATCGACGGGCAGCTGGCGGCAATCCGCGAGAACCGGGATACTGTCTTTGATGAGGCGGGACTCGCGCCGGTCGACCGGGACCTGCTTAATCAGCATGTCTTTCTGAGTGATTATGCCTTTGAGGGCTATGGGGATCAGGGCAGTCCCTGA
- a CDS encoding helix-turn-helix transcriptional regulator, giving the protein MAKTATRPYSRYSGEAIRLLAGQIRAARLERGVTAQDLSERAGISRGLLRRIENGDPGCGIGVVFEVATLLGVTLFRPSHSDLRLMNKMLDEKLTLLPSRIRPRAAALDDDF; this is encoded by the coding sequence ATGGCCAAAACCGCAACGCGCCCCTATTCCCGCTATTCCGGGGAGGCGATCCGGCTTCTGGCCGGGCAGATCAGGGCGGCACGCCTTGAGCGGGGAGTCACGGCACAGGATCTCTCGGAACGCGCCGGCATTTCCCGCGGGCTGCTGCGCAGGATCGAGAATGGGGATCCGGGGTGCGGCATCGGTGTTGTTTTCGAGGTCGCCACCCTGCTCGGCGTCACGCTGTTCCGGCCGTCTCACAGCGACCTTCGCCTGATGAATAAGATGCTTGATGAAAAACTGACGCTCCTGCCAAGCCGTATCAGGCCGCGTGCGGCGGCTCTTGATGATGACTTCTAA